TCCTAGAGCACCCGTAGTACTAGTTTTTCTTATTTGTAGTGAGAACACAATTGTAATTTTCACTTTCGTCATGCTAAAAGAAACTGATCGGTCAAATAAAATTCGAATCACTAGATTTATCATTAAAAATATTTTCAAAGTTAATTTTTTAACTTAAAACAATGGAAAGCAGTTGACAGGGTCTTGCACTGAAAAGTGAGTCAAAATCTCAAAAGGACAAACATATACCCGATTAGTGCATTATTATATCAGTCTTGCTAAGTCTCAATCGAATGAGACTTAATGAAGTCTCAGACGATGCTATATCCGTGAAATCTTACATTAAGATTCACGCAaaattttctttttaatttttctttttctttattctatgttttttttaaaacaaggcaaaagatttgccatttCATTGATTAAGGAAGAAGGTTTAGACAACTGAGACCTTTATTTTCTTGCCGCTTTGTGGTCTTTATTCTATGTTATGTTACTTGATTGAGACTTGGTTAAATCTTAGTCGACTGAGACCTAGCCACACCCTTCTTATATACGTATACCATTACATGCGTGTGTACATATATTATATGCTTGTAATGTAATGTAACGCCGGGAACAGGTCATCGGTCGAACGAGGCGCGACGTCGATCGTTGACGTTCAGCTACGCAACACCTGGTGTTTCCGGTGAGCACTCTTTTTCTCCCCACACCCACACGTACCGATTACCGGTACTGTTGCATCGTGGCAGCTTCCAGTGCCTCTCCTCGTCAAAGGTCCAGATTAGCTTCTCCCCCGCGCCTAACAGTTTGCATATTCCAGTATTACTCTTCTTCTAAACGTGGGTCGCCCGAATACTAAACGTGGGCCGCCTGCCCACCAGAACACGGTGGAGCAAGTGTCAATGAAGCTAGTCGCATAATAGTACTGGTACTTTTGAAAGCAAGTCCGTGTCAATGGAGCGGGTTAGCCACAATAGTATTTTCGTTTCTTGATTCCAGCCGAAGCATCGTCCGGCGATGGGCACCGGCCGGCCGCACGCCGACGCGCGCGCTCGCTTGCCGCGGACGGGACCCATCACACGATTTGGTTAACGATGTACCACACCACCTGACGGCGACGCCGCAACGGCCCGGCTCACCTACAACAGAAAGAGCTAGCCACACAAAGTACACACTAGCTTTGCCAGAAATCAAAGAACCTAGTAGGAGTAGTATGTGGCCTCCCTCCATGTACCTTCCTTCCTTCTCATGGGAACAAAAAGCAGCTGGTTTGTCTATTCGTAGGTTGCGTGAAACTCAGTTTGAGGCCAAGAATTCTAGTTGCATTTTGCTAAATTTGCGCACTTGTGTTCCACAAATTTTGTGCTGATTAAGGGGTGTGCAACGATGAGATCACAAGAGTTCTAGACCAACCGCCGAGAAAtgaagaaaaatattcatttgcaTATCTTTTCCTTACACCGGTCCGGTGGTCGATCAGTTTGGACTTTGGAATGCATTTCCTTGAACATAGTTGCACTGTCCTTGTGATGCGTGCCAATCCCTGTAGAAACCAGAGACAACGAAAAATCGACAACTTATCGACCCAACAACAAATAACGAAAATGATTTTTAGTAATACATAATATGAAGCTTAATGTATCGAAATAGCCATGTTTACCAATTACTCCCTTtttaaagaaatataagagtgtttagatcactaaagtagttatctaaacgctcttatatttttttacagagggagtattccAGAAAAAAAACATGTTTGTTAGTTGTGCGGAACATTTTTTAGGGAAGGCTATCATGGTGACACAAATTATGGAACTTAATTAATGCTAATAATTACAGTTACATTTTGCTAAATTTGCTCACTTGCAGTTCCACATTTTTTGTGCTGGGAGGTGTGCGATGATGAGATCGCAACAATTCCAGGCCAACCATCGAGAAATGCCGAAAAAGATTAATTGGTCTATCCTTCCTTACACCGGCCCGGTTAGCACAGTTTGAACTTTGGGACGCATTTCCTTGAATATATTTGCATTGTCCTTGTGACGTGTTTATTAGTTGTGTAAAACTTTTTTAGGGAAAAGCCATCACGGTGGCACAAATTGTGGAACTTAATAAATGCTAATAATTGCAGTTACATTTTGCTAAATTTGGAGACTTGCACCATACTCAGTTTTAGGCTGGTTATAAATGATGTACTACAATTTTAAGTGGCTGGGATTAAATGATTAAGTTTGTCTATCTTTTATTACCGATCCTGTTGTGGACCTGGAGGACGCTCAAAATTTCTCGATCATGTCATGCAGCATTCCAACTAGTAGAAAAAGTACTCCCTCTATTCGAAAATACTTGTGTTGGTTTTAGTTCATTTTGAACTAAAAACACAACAAGTATTTTGGAAAGGAGAGGGAGTATTACTCATTGTGTTAGAAAAGATCATATTCTGACGATGACATTAGGGCATCTCCAATAGGTGGAATATATAGTTTGTACTGTAATTACGCTACTTCTTTCTTCTCTACGCACGGGGCACGGCAGAACCATACTCGATCTGGACCGTAGACCGGGGCGATCGTACGTCGGATGGAACGCGGGAAGCGTTCCCCGTTCCGCCGCGAGGACCGGTGGGCTGGCTGGACCGACCAACCACAGCAGCCGGAggcgtgggcccgcgtggaccaAGCAGAGCAACCCCAAAAAAACGCAGGAAACGAAAGGAACTCACGCGCGCGCCTGCATGAGTtgagcaagaagaagaagaagaagaaaaatccTGAACTGGAGTAGTAGCTCGTACTGACTTCTCTCGGGACGTCGCTGTCCTCCCCCTCCCAAGCCACCGCCATCCATCGCCATGCATGCCAAGCCCCAAAGCCTtcttcctccctccctccctccctccctttcTTTCAACACAGCCCACCAACCCAACATCGCAATCCATTCCTACTACTTTGTATATCTGCGCGCCCATATATAAACGCAGCATCGGCCATGTACAGCGAAGATATTGTCGAGAAGGGCGAGGGCGAGGAGCAGGAGGTCCGCTGCTAAATCTGGAAGTCGATCATTAGCCATTTATTTACTACTTACTCGGGAGCTAGGCAGGCCGGGGGTCAATTACTCCGTCGGTTATCTCATCTATCAGTTTCCGTCTCGAGCTTAAGTTaccagggaggaggaggaggaggttcaCTTTTCGGAGGAGGCGCTgacccatttccattcttggaaACCCGTTACTCCGGCGAGCGAGGCCGGCCGCCGGTGGCCATTCTTCGAGCGGGCATCGGTCGAAGGGATCGAGCAAGGTCGATCGCACCGTCGGCGCTTGGCTTGGAGTTTCGTACGGGAGGCCGATCGACCGACCGCGGGTTTCTTTCTTGGCGCGCGCGCGGGGCGGGCGGTCGCTGAGATGAGCGATGTCACCGGCAGGTTCGTGCTGGCCGCGGCCGTCGCGGTGGCGTCGCtggtgatggcggcggcggcgcggcacgACTACGGGGACGCGCTGTCCAAGAGCCTGCTCTACTTCGAGTCGCAGCGGTCGGGCCGGCTGCCGTACAACCAGCGGGTGCGGTGGCGCGGCCACTCGGGGCTCACCGACGGGCTGGAGCAAGGGGTGGACCTCGTGGGAGGCTACTACGACGCCGGCGACCATGTCAAGTTCGGCCTCCCCATGGCCTTCACCGTCACCATGCTCTCCTGGGCCGTCCTCGAGTACGGCGACCagatcgccgccgccggcgagggCGCCCACGCGCTGCAGTCCATCAAGTGGGGCACCGACTACTTCATCAAGGCGCACACCGCGCCCAACGAGCTCTGGACCCAGGTCAGTCAGTCATCgatcgacgccgccatcgccatGACCGGCCGGCCGCGCAGAATGTGAAGTGTAAACACGTACGTACACACGCTGCATCTTTTCTGACCCGATCGCGCATACGTACAGGTCGGCGACGGCGACTCAGACCACTACTGCTGGCAGCGGCCGGAGGACATGACGACGTCGCGGCGGGCCTACAAGGTGGACGCCGAGCACCCCGGCTCGGAGGTGGCCGCCGAaaccgccgccgccatggccgccgcgtcCATCGTGTTCCGGCGAGCCGGCGACGCGCACTACGcgcacctcctcctccaccacgCGCAGCAGGTACGCTGTCACGTACTACATACTTGTCACACAAAATTAATTAATCAACGTAAAGCAGAAAATTCAGACTAGATTAGCACCAGCTTAATTTCCCTTTAAGCTTTTGTCAGCGCCCTTTACACAGAATTCACGATTAAAAAATACGACACTCGATCCACTAGCCGCAGCTGGGTCTGGTACGTGACAGCGAGCAGCTCAACGTCCATCgtacacacacacgcacacgcttGACGCTTCGGCTATACCGTAGTATTTTTTACGTATATGTGTCGTCGTATTTACTTATACGTACGCGTATTGCTAACTAATTTGTACGTACGTATGTATATTATACGTGCAGCTGTTCGAGTTCGCGGACAAGTACCGGGGGCGGTACGACGCGAGCGTGCGGGTGGTGAAGAGCTACTACCCGTCGGCGAGCGGGTACAACGACGAGCTGCTGTGGGCGGCGCTGTGGCTGCACCGCGCCACCGGCGGCCGCGAGTACCTCGACTACGCCGTCGCCAACGCCGACGACTTCGGCGGCACCGGCTGGGGCGTCTCCGAGTTCAGCTGGGACATCAAGTACCCCGGCCTCCAGATCCTCGCCTCCAAGGTCAGTACCACTCATCACCATCTCTCTCTGTGTCTCTCCATTGCTGACGCATGCACGCagcccatgcatgcatgcactgcGCCAACCTAGCGACCTTTCCTTCAGCTGGTCAAACTTGTTTACCTTTCCATCGCTGCATGCATCATCAGAATGATTTCCACGCAAAAAATAGGATCATTCCACCGCCGATCGCGGCAGCTGTAAATTAGTCAAAGGTACACGTCAATTACTACTCACTAGTTAGTCCAAATTTTAAAAATTACTATCAGTAGTTAGTTCGCAGAAAATTTAAAAAATTACTAGTAGTAACTAAATAGTAGGGGAAAAAATAGTAGGGTGTTACTATATGGGATCAATATGGTTAATCGACAGGCGTAGCATAACTTTGTTGATTTGGTTGTGCCACCGGTTTTGTATATATTGTTAGCATGAGGAGCAAGCCGCGTGTTTGGTGCACCCTAGCTTTTGCTTAGCTACCCTCTCTCTCTAGCTTGCAAGCATGGCTACCCCTACCTTACCTAGCATGCTTTCCTGGGGTGCttccgttggagttgatggatgATGCGCCATGCCCAACAACTCCGCCCGCCCGGCTATCTattctacttcttcttctaggAGAATGCATATACATATCCCTAACGCCTTTCGAATTTCGATAATACAAACACGGTGCGGTACGTTGCAACGTTGGTTTTTGCGTAGAGGTTGATTTTCGTCGAGGGGCGCCCATGTGCAAACCCTAGTTAAGCAAGCATATGAGATGATTGATGATTCTTCTTATCAAAAAAGCTAATCATGCATGGGGAGCAGACGATGCTCAGCCCACCAAGAGGGTCAAGAAAGTTGAGAGATGCCCAAATTTGTTTCATACTATACAAACATGGGGCCGGCCATGAGACTAGGAGAGATCTTTTGATCTACCCCACCTCAACCTGTGCCTTTGTCCTGTGGGTAACCATTTCTAATGCCTTCCTTTCACATGTGCTCCTCCTGGCAGCTGCCATTTATTTATATAAAAACCTTCCAGAAACAGACCGGTTTCCTAATCCTGGATCGTCTGTGAGGCGACGGCTGCACTGTCACTGAGGTCTTGTAGGAATGGACTGCCTTCCTAATCATAGCTCCTTTGACCGCACCTTCTGCTTGGCATATGCTTAGAACGCAAGGCAGCATGCGGCCGGCTCCTCTTGCCATGAGGGTGAAGGCTCATCGATCACATGCCTGCTTCTTTGGTCATCCACAAGCTGTTTTTGTCTTTGGCATGGTCACTTGGGATGTGATGTTTGAAGCAAGCGATTCAACTAATGATGGATACCTACTCTGGCTGGGCAGCTTACTTGCCCAAGTGGAATGGAGGGGCCGAGTGGTCATTTCCTCAGTTGTTTAATGAAAAACACATGAGCAGTTGTTACTGATGTGTATAGTCTTTTCAATTGGTGATGGGAGAAAGGAAAGAGTGGAAGCACATGAGACAAAAAATATATTCAACCGACAGTAGTTGCATATATTTTTTGGATTAAGTAGAGTACATGTCTGGGAGAAGCAAAGCGGTTGGATCACAACCAGAGCACTGGTAACTGAGCCCACAAGGATCATGTGGCCCATG
The sequence above is a segment of the Aegilops tauschii subsp. strangulata cultivar AL8/78 chromosome 6, Aet v6.0, whole genome shotgun sequence genome. Coding sequences within it:
- the LOC109742604 gene encoding endoglucanase 5, with the protein product MSDVTGRFVLAAAVAVASLVMAAAARHDYGDALSKSLLYFESQRSGRLPYNQRVRWRGHSGLTDGLEQGVDLVGGYYDAGDHVKFGLPMAFTVTMLSWAVLEYGDQIAAAGEGAHALQSIKWGTDYFIKAHTAPNELWTQVGDGDSDHYCWQRPEDMTTSRRAYKVDAEHPGSEVAAETAAAMAAASIVFRRAGDAHYAHLLLHHAQQLFEFADKYRGRYDASVRVVKSYYPSASGYNDELLWAALWLHRATGGREYLDYAVANADDFGGTGWGVSEFSWDIKYPGLQILASKLLLEEKDLSSEYRAVLEKYRAKAEFYVCSNMNKNPGGAARNAPRTPAGLIFIRPWNNLQYVTNAVFLLTVHSDLLAALGEPLRCTVDEDADTSDTGGETAADVVVRAEEVLAFAKTQADYILGTNPMETSYLVGYSDKYPRRVHHRAASTASFADEKGFIGCAQGFDSWYSAGEENPHDLVGAVVGGPDGEDRFNDQRGAYMQTEACTYNTAPMVGVFSRLMELDAEERLREQRDL